A stretch of Acropora palmata chromosome 9, jaAcrPala1.3, whole genome shotgun sequence DNA encodes these proteins:
- the LOC141891899 gene encoding uncharacterized protein LOC141891899 isoform X2 — MAEDANQSEVLPVEGANTLDSNKDLLSEKAEVFLCKGNERCREKDFVDAIRLYTEGIEVNCKDDEVKAKLHSNRAKAYFDLGNFISSLDDAKEATELRPSFVKAILNAIAELFMNEGNDEFRKKEYREACRLYSEGIKVRCRDDELKAKLYSNRAAAHFKLENYHDSLRDARIANELQPSMIKTNVWGARACLQLNRYEEAVTWCDQGLEIDKNNSQLLKVRINCVEEQRRLENQQGENKKQGAFIPQLDSDSIDVQESNSSGKVGGRLPNFKADFEGQEGRLKLAEETGDKVSEELACAKVGNAYQRTGNIKKSLEYHERELKIAKDMKHLEAEGRACCNLGNDYFSLGDFKRAISYHARDLQIAKELGDVKGEGIAYGHLGVNHCSLGYFKRAIDYHYRSLEIATSVGDKRTEGNAYGNLGSCYFSLGDFRKALKYHERSLKMSKDEGDIAGEGSMYCNLGNDYRLLGDVKKATEFHRLFLEISQELGNISDEGSAYCNLGNDHEMLGHVKEALVYHKRHLEIAKQIGDIAGEARAYNNLGVDYLSLGDFKLAKEYLETYLNIAQKMGDLSGEEKALGNLASISNKLGDFKTAVVYLERKLKIAKEAGNLYSEAKAYGVLGSVYRRMGDLKRAIHFHERQLEIAKHTGIAELETEGYGNLGNDHTCLGDFQKAKSFLESGLKIAKDIGDKALEGNLCGNLGNVCHSTGNFRDALLFHEHLLKISNETGNVHSEGISYVNLGNAYHNLGDFRKAIDCHERALGIAKRIGDVPGEGIACGNLGNAYGSLGDFKRAIEYHERDLEIAKKVGDISGEGVSYGNIGSCYHEMGDFQKAVDYYECHLQLAEKAGDKASEGKAYGSLGSAYNSLGDSLKAIKYHERCRQIAEEVGDAAGQGVALGNLGLAHQNRGDFAKAIEFHKRYLEIAKEVGAIENEGKAYSSLGVCYFRQRHFQKAMDCHERHMEIAKQIGDKVGIGIAFFNIGEVYQSQGSLTEAVNCFSQSVTMFNDLTGNLGLHDDWKMSMRNMRHAAYVSLWHSLVEQQKVTEAVVAAEQGRAQALKDLLQLNYSSEAEPVDSGTANECLDDLLSCVPSNTVFMALVKKEVFFWIFQKGKEVQLRRKEIEDWDQDISTFFESLMSTTWCEIDVRAAVKCEDRSLDVKRDDNFRNENEKTPNQSHSFQKSALAILHDIIISPIEDTLDGNEVIFIPEGPLCLAPFAAFMNSDSKYLSEFFRLRVIPSLTSLKLIADCPTDYHLKTGALLVGDPWVQEVDYQGIKLEQLPCAVEEVQMIGKVLNTVPLTGQQATKDEVLKRLSSVALVHIAAHGKMSTGEIALAPNIGRKSKVPLDEDFILTMTDVLNVRMRAQLVVLSCCHSARGNIKAEGVVGIARAFLGAGARSVLVSLWAIDDKATLEFMKIFYQRLVSGKSASESLKETMNCMRQSGQFNEVKNWAPFVLIGDDVTLEFGGPD, encoded by the exons ATGGCTGAGGATGCAAACCAGAGCGAAGTCCTTCCTGTTGAAGGGGCTAATACACTGGATTCCAATAAAGATTTATTGAGCG AAAAAGCGGAagtgtttctttgcaaaggaaatgaaagatgCAGAGAGAAAGACTTTGTAGACGCCATACGCCTTTACACGGAAGGAATTGAGGTGAATTGTAAAGATGACGAGGTCAAAGCTAAGCTGCACAGCAATAGAGCGAAAGCTTACTTTGATTTGG ggaattttatttcatctcTGGATGACGCTAAAGAGGCGACGGAGTTACGACCATCTTTTGTGAAAGCGATCTTAAACG CGATAGCAGAGTTGTTCATGAATGAAGGCAACGACGAATTCAGAAAGAAAGAGTACAGGGAGGCGTGTCGCCTTTACTCAGAAGGAATCAAAGTCCGCTGCAGAGATGATGAATTAAAGGCCAAACTGTACAGTAACAGAGCGGCAGCTCATTTTAAACTCG AGAACTACCATGATTCACTGAGAGATGCGAGAATAGCTAATGAACTTCAGCCTTCCATGATCAAAACAAATGTCTGGG GAGCAAGAGCTTGTTTACAGCTAAACCGCTATGAGGAGGCCGTGACTTGGTGTGATCAAGGATTAGAA ATCGATAAGAATAATTCACAGCTTCTTAAAGTAAGAATCAACTGTGTTGAGGAACAAAGGCGATTGGAAAACCAGCAAGGGGAGAACAAG AAGCAGGGAGCTTTTATTCCCCAATTAGACTCGGATTCCATCGACGTCCAAGAGAGCAACTCTTCTGGTAAAGTAGGAGGGCGTCTACCAAATTTCAAAGCAGATTTTGAAGGCCAAGAGGGGAGATTAAAACTTGCAGAAGAGACTGGTGACAAAGTTAGTGAAGAATTGGCATGTGCCAAAGTTGGGAACGCATATCAGAGAACtggaaatattaaaaaatctTTGGAATATCACGAACGTGAACTTAAAATCGCCAAAGATATGAAGCACTTAGAAGCAGAAGGCCGAGCTTGCTGTAACCTAGGAAACGACTATTTTAGTCTGGGCGATTTTAAGAGGGCCATATCTTACCACGCACGAGATCTTCAAATTGCTAAAGAACTTGGAGATGTCAAAGGTGAAGGGATAGCCTATGGTCACCTCGGAGTCAATCATTGTAGCCTTGGTTATTTTAAAAGGGCCATAGATTACCATTATCGTTCGCTGGAAATTGCGACAAGTGTTGGAGACAAGCGAACCGAAGGAAATGCTTACGGTAATCTCGGCAGCTGTTATTTCAGTCTTGGAGATTTCAGAAAAGCTTTAAAGTACCATGAACGGAGTTTAAagatgtcaaaagatgaaggAGACATTGCTGGGGAAGGGTCGATGTATTGTAACCTAGGCAACGACTACCGGCTTCTTGGAGACGTAAAAAAAGCCACAGAGTTCCACAgacttttccttgaaatttcacAAGAGCTGGGTAATATTTCTGACGAGGGAAGCGCTTACTGTAACCTAGGTAATGATCACGAAATGCTAGGGCATGTCAAAGAAGCCCTAGTTTACCACAAACGTCATCTTGAAATCGCGAAACAAATTGGTGATATTGCTGGTGAAGCGAGAGCGTATAACAACTTAGGAGTCGATTATTTGAGTCTTGGTGATTTCAAACTGGCCAAAGAGTACCTAGAAACTTATTTAAACATCGCTCAAAAAATGGGAGATCTTTCAGGGGAAGAAAAAGCCCTCGGAAACTTGGCCAGTATCTCAAACAAGCTCGGCGATTTTAAGACGGCTGTGGTTTACCTCGAGCGGAAATTGAAAATCGCTAAGGAAGCCGGAAACTTGTATTCTGAGGCTAAAGCGTATGGAGTTCTTGGCAGTGTTTATCGTCGTATGGGTGATTTAAAGAGAGCTATACACTTTCACGAGCGACAACTTGAAATAGCCAAACACACGGGGATCGCTGAACTAGAGACCGAAGGGTATGGTAATCTCGGAAACGATCATACCTGTCTTGGAGACTTCCAAAAGGCTAAGAGCTTTCTTGAGAGTggcttgaaaattgcaaaagacaTCGGAGATAAGGCCCTGGAAGGGAATTTGTGTGGAAATTTAGGCAATGTCTGCCATAGCACTGGAAATTTTCGAGATGCTCTACTTTTCCATGAACATCTCCTTAAAATTAGCAATGAGACGGGAAATGTTCACAGTGAGGGTATTTCGTATGTCAATCTTGGCAACGCTTATCACAATCTCGGGGATTTCCGAAAAGCTATCGATTGCCACGAACGTGCTCTCGGAATCGCAAAACGTATTGGAGACGTCCCAGGTGAAGGCATTGCTTGTGGCAACCTAGGCAATGCCTATGGCAGTCTCGGAGATTTCAAACGAGCCATTGAATACCATGAGCGTGACTTGGAGATTGCCAAAAAAGTGGGGGATATCTCGGGAGAAGGTGTTTCCTATGGAAATATAGGCAGCTGTTACCACGAAATGGGCGATTTCCAAAAAGCAGTGGACTACTATGAATGTCATTTACAACTTGCAGAGAAAGCTGGAGACAAAGCGAGTGAAGGGAAGGCCTATGGCAGTTTAGGTAGCGCTTATAACAGTCTAGGGGATTCTTTGAAAGCCATAAAGTACCATGAACGCTGTCGACAAATCGCGGAGGAAGTAGGAGATGCAGCGGGTCAAGGAGTTGCTCTTGGGAATCTGGGTCTGGCTCATCAAAATCGCGGTGATTTTGCAAAAGCAATCGAATTTCACAAACGCTACTTAGAGATCGCCAAAGAAGTCGGAGCGATCGAAAACGAAGGAAAAGCCTATAGCAGTCTCGGTGTGTGTTACTTTCGTCAACGGCATTTCCAGAAAGCCATGGACTGTCATGAACGCCACATGGAAATAGCCAAACAAATAGGGGACAAAGTTGGCATTGGAATAGCATTTTTCAACATTGGCGAAGTCTACCAATCTCAAGGATCTTTGACTGAGGCTGTCAATTGTTTTTCTCAGAGTGTTACGATGTTTAATGATTTGACGGGAAATCTTGGGCTGCACGATGACTGGAAAATGAGCATGCGCAATATGCGTCACGCGGCTTACGTGAGTCTGTGGCATTCATTAGTGGAGCAACAAAAGGTCACAGAAGCTGTTGTAGCAGCTGAACAAGGGCGCGCACAAGCTCTAAAAGATCTCTTGCAGTTGAACTACTCGTCTGAAGCAGAACCAGTTGATTCAGGAACCGCAAACGAATGTCTGGATGATTTATTGAGCTGTGTTCCGTCAAACACGGTTTTTATGGCGCTGGTGAAAAaggaagtgtttttttggattttCCAGAAAGGGAAGGAAGTTCaattaagaagaaaagaaatcgaGGATTGGGATCAAGATATAAGCACATTTTTTGAGTCTTTGATGAGCACGACCTGGTGTGAAATTGATGTAAGAGCTGCTGTGAAATGCGAGGACCGTTCGCTGGATGTAAAGAGAGATGACAATtttagaaatgaaaatgagaaaacaccAAACCAATCCCATAGTTTTCAGAAAAGTGCCTTAGCTATCTTGCATGATATTATCATAAGTCCTATTGAAGACACTCTTGACGGAAATGAAGTTATATTCATTCCCGAGGGTCCATTGTGTTTGGCTCCCTTCGCTGCATTCATGAACTCTGATTCAAAGTACCTCAGTGAATTTTTTCGACTTCGCGTGATTCCATCTCTGACAAGTTTGAAGCTGATCGCAGACTGCCCGACAGACTACCACTTAAAGACTGGAGCTCTTCTCGTGGGTGACCCGTGGGTGCAAGAGGTTGACTATCAGGGAATTAAGTTAGAACAGTTGCCTTGCGCTGTTGAGGAAGTCCAAATGATTGGAAAGGTACTGAACACTGTACCTCTTACCGGACAACAAGCAACAAAGGATGAAGTATTAAAAAGGCTTTCTTCCGTGGCTTTGGTTCACATCGCAGCTCATGGAAAGATGTCAACAGGAGAAATCGCCTTAGCACCAAATATTGGCCGCAAATCCAAGGTCCCTTTGGATGAAGACTTCATTCTAACAATGACTGATGTGTTGAATGTTCGGATGCGCGCGCAACTTGTTGTGCTTAGCTGCTGTCATAGCGCCCGTGGGAATATCAAAGCTGAGGGTGTGGTCGGCATTGCCAGGGCGTTTCTAGGTGCTGGCGCGCGCTCTGTTCTGGTGTCCCTGTGGGCTATTGATGATAAAGCAACCTTAGAGTTCATGAAGATCTTTTACCAGCGCTTAGTAAGTGGTAAAAGTGCTAGTGAGTCGCTGAAGGAAACCATGAATTGTATGAGACAATCTGGTCAGTTTAATGAAGTTAAGAACTGGGCACCGTTCGTCCTAATCGGTGATGATGTCACTCTGGAGTTTGGCGGACCCGATTAG
- the LOC141891899 gene encoding uncharacterized protein LOC141891899 isoform X1: MAEDANQSEVLPVEGANTLDSNKDLLSEKAEVFLCKGNERCREKDFVDAIRLYTEGIEVNCKDDEVKAKLHSNRAKAYFDLGNFISSLDDAKEATELRPSFVKAILNGARASFELKELEETITWCEKGLDIDHENSALSKLKETTISVLSKSQHEAEGKDPSDSSNTRSISEAEPENDANETNLRTIAELFMNEGNDEFRKKEYREACRLYSEGIKVRCRDDELKAKLYSNRAAAHFKLENYHDSLRDARIANELQPSMIKTNVWGARACLQLNRYEEAVTWCDQGLEIDKNNSQLLKVRINCVEEQRRLENQQGENKKQGAFIPQLDSDSIDVQESNSSGKVGGRLPNFKADFEGQEGRLKLAEETGDKVSEELACAKVGNAYQRTGNIKKSLEYHERELKIAKDMKHLEAEGRACCNLGNDYFSLGDFKRAISYHARDLQIAKELGDVKGEGIAYGHLGVNHCSLGYFKRAIDYHYRSLEIATSVGDKRTEGNAYGNLGSCYFSLGDFRKALKYHERSLKMSKDEGDIAGEGSMYCNLGNDYRLLGDVKKATEFHRLFLEISQELGNISDEGSAYCNLGNDHEMLGHVKEALVYHKRHLEIAKQIGDIAGEARAYNNLGVDYLSLGDFKLAKEYLETYLNIAQKMGDLSGEEKALGNLASISNKLGDFKTAVVYLERKLKIAKEAGNLYSEAKAYGVLGSVYRRMGDLKRAIHFHERQLEIAKHTGIAELETEGYGNLGNDHTCLGDFQKAKSFLESGLKIAKDIGDKALEGNLCGNLGNVCHSTGNFRDALLFHEHLLKISNETGNVHSEGISYVNLGNAYHNLGDFRKAIDCHERALGIAKRIGDVPGEGIACGNLGNAYGSLGDFKRAIEYHERDLEIAKKVGDISGEGVSYGNIGSCYHEMGDFQKAVDYYECHLQLAEKAGDKASEGKAYGSLGSAYNSLGDSLKAIKYHERCRQIAEEVGDAAGQGVALGNLGLAHQNRGDFAKAIEFHKRYLEIAKEVGAIENEGKAYSSLGVCYFRQRHFQKAMDCHERHMEIAKQIGDKVGIGIAFFNIGEVYQSQGSLTEAVNCFSQSVTMFNDLTGNLGLHDDWKMSMRNMRHAAYVSLWHSLVEQQKVTEAVVAAEQGRAQALKDLLQLNYSSEAEPVDSGTANECLDDLLSCVPSNTVFMALVKKEVFFWIFQKGKEVQLRRKEIEDWDQDISTFFESLMSTTWCEIDVRAAVKCEDRSLDVKRDDNFRNENEKTPNQSHSFQKSALAILHDIIISPIEDTLDGNEVIFIPEGPLCLAPFAAFMNSDSKYLSEFFRLRVIPSLTSLKLIADCPTDYHLKTGALLVGDPWVQEVDYQGIKLEQLPCAVEEVQMIGKVLNTVPLTGQQATKDEVLKRLSSVALVHIAAHGKMSTGEIALAPNIGRKSKVPLDEDFILTMTDVLNVRMRAQLVVLSCCHSARGNIKAEGVVGIARAFLGAGARSVLVSLWAIDDKATLEFMKIFYQRLVSGKSASESLKETMNCMRQSGQFNEVKNWAPFVLIGDDVTLEFGGPD; the protein is encoded by the exons ATGGCTGAGGATGCAAACCAGAGCGAAGTCCTTCCTGTTGAAGGGGCTAATACACTGGATTCCAATAAAGATTTATTGAGCG AAAAAGCGGAagtgtttctttgcaaaggaaatgaaagatgCAGAGAGAAAGACTTTGTAGACGCCATACGCCTTTACACGGAAGGAATTGAGGTGAATTGTAAAGATGACGAGGTCAAAGCTAAGCTGCACAGCAATAGAGCGAAAGCTTACTTTGATTTGG ggaattttatttcatctcTGGATGACGCTAAAGAGGCGACGGAGTTACGACCATCTTTTGTGAAAGCGATCTTAAACG GTGCTAGGGCGTCTTTTGAGTTGAAAGAGTTAGAAGAAACCATTACTTGGTGTGAAAAGGGATTAGAC ATTGACCATGAAAATTCAGCTTTGTCGAAGCTAAAGGAGACGACCATAAGTGTATTGAGCAAGTCACAACACGAGGCCGAAGGGAAAGACCCAAGCGATTCTTCCAACACACGCTCGATATCAGAAGCTGAACCGGAGAACGACGCAAATGAAACCAATTTAAGAA CGATAGCAGAGTTGTTCATGAATGAAGGCAACGACGAATTCAGAAAGAAAGAGTACAGGGAGGCGTGTCGCCTTTACTCAGAAGGAATCAAAGTCCGCTGCAGAGATGATGAATTAAAGGCCAAACTGTACAGTAACAGAGCGGCAGCTCATTTTAAACTCG AGAACTACCATGATTCACTGAGAGATGCGAGAATAGCTAATGAACTTCAGCCTTCCATGATCAAAACAAATGTCTGGG GAGCAAGAGCTTGTTTACAGCTAAACCGCTATGAGGAGGCCGTGACTTGGTGTGATCAAGGATTAGAA ATCGATAAGAATAATTCACAGCTTCTTAAAGTAAGAATCAACTGTGTTGAGGAACAAAGGCGATTGGAAAACCAGCAAGGGGAGAACAAG AAGCAGGGAGCTTTTATTCCCCAATTAGACTCGGATTCCATCGACGTCCAAGAGAGCAACTCTTCTGGTAAAGTAGGAGGGCGTCTACCAAATTTCAAAGCAGATTTTGAAGGCCAAGAGGGGAGATTAAAACTTGCAGAAGAGACTGGTGACAAAGTTAGTGAAGAATTGGCATGTGCCAAAGTTGGGAACGCATATCAGAGAACtggaaatattaaaaaatctTTGGAATATCACGAACGTGAACTTAAAATCGCCAAAGATATGAAGCACTTAGAAGCAGAAGGCCGAGCTTGCTGTAACCTAGGAAACGACTATTTTAGTCTGGGCGATTTTAAGAGGGCCATATCTTACCACGCACGAGATCTTCAAATTGCTAAAGAACTTGGAGATGTCAAAGGTGAAGGGATAGCCTATGGTCACCTCGGAGTCAATCATTGTAGCCTTGGTTATTTTAAAAGGGCCATAGATTACCATTATCGTTCGCTGGAAATTGCGACAAGTGTTGGAGACAAGCGAACCGAAGGAAATGCTTACGGTAATCTCGGCAGCTGTTATTTCAGTCTTGGAGATTTCAGAAAAGCTTTAAAGTACCATGAACGGAGTTTAAagatgtcaaaagatgaaggAGACATTGCTGGGGAAGGGTCGATGTATTGTAACCTAGGCAACGACTACCGGCTTCTTGGAGACGTAAAAAAAGCCACAGAGTTCCACAgacttttccttgaaatttcacAAGAGCTGGGTAATATTTCTGACGAGGGAAGCGCTTACTGTAACCTAGGTAATGATCACGAAATGCTAGGGCATGTCAAAGAAGCCCTAGTTTACCACAAACGTCATCTTGAAATCGCGAAACAAATTGGTGATATTGCTGGTGAAGCGAGAGCGTATAACAACTTAGGAGTCGATTATTTGAGTCTTGGTGATTTCAAACTGGCCAAAGAGTACCTAGAAACTTATTTAAACATCGCTCAAAAAATGGGAGATCTTTCAGGGGAAGAAAAAGCCCTCGGAAACTTGGCCAGTATCTCAAACAAGCTCGGCGATTTTAAGACGGCTGTGGTTTACCTCGAGCGGAAATTGAAAATCGCTAAGGAAGCCGGAAACTTGTATTCTGAGGCTAAAGCGTATGGAGTTCTTGGCAGTGTTTATCGTCGTATGGGTGATTTAAAGAGAGCTATACACTTTCACGAGCGACAACTTGAAATAGCCAAACACACGGGGATCGCTGAACTAGAGACCGAAGGGTATGGTAATCTCGGAAACGATCATACCTGTCTTGGAGACTTCCAAAAGGCTAAGAGCTTTCTTGAGAGTggcttgaaaattgcaaaagacaTCGGAGATAAGGCCCTGGAAGGGAATTTGTGTGGAAATTTAGGCAATGTCTGCCATAGCACTGGAAATTTTCGAGATGCTCTACTTTTCCATGAACATCTCCTTAAAATTAGCAATGAGACGGGAAATGTTCACAGTGAGGGTATTTCGTATGTCAATCTTGGCAACGCTTATCACAATCTCGGGGATTTCCGAAAAGCTATCGATTGCCACGAACGTGCTCTCGGAATCGCAAAACGTATTGGAGACGTCCCAGGTGAAGGCATTGCTTGTGGCAACCTAGGCAATGCCTATGGCAGTCTCGGAGATTTCAAACGAGCCATTGAATACCATGAGCGTGACTTGGAGATTGCCAAAAAAGTGGGGGATATCTCGGGAGAAGGTGTTTCCTATGGAAATATAGGCAGCTGTTACCACGAAATGGGCGATTTCCAAAAAGCAGTGGACTACTATGAATGTCATTTACAACTTGCAGAGAAAGCTGGAGACAAAGCGAGTGAAGGGAAGGCCTATGGCAGTTTAGGTAGCGCTTATAACAGTCTAGGGGATTCTTTGAAAGCCATAAAGTACCATGAACGCTGTCGACAAATCGCGGAGGAAGTAGGAGATGCAGCGGGTCAAGGAGTTGCTCTTGGGAATCTGGGTCTGGCTCATCAAAATCGCGGTGATTTTGCAAAAGCAATCGAATTTCACAAACGCTACTTAGAGATCGCCAAAGAAGTCGGAGCGATCGAAAACGAAGGAAAAGCCTATAGCAGTCTCGGTGTGTGTTACTTTCGTCAACGGCATTTCCAGAAAGCCATGGACTGTCATGAACGCCACATGGAAATAGCCAAACAAATAGGGGACAAAGTTGGCATTGGAATAGCATTTTTCAACATTGGCGAAGTCTACCAATCTCAAGGATCTTTGACTGAGGCTGTCAATTGTTTTTCTCAGAGTGTTACGATGTTTAATGATTTGACGGGAAATCTTGGGCTGCACGATGACTGGAAAATGAGCATGCGCAATATGCGTCACGCGGCTTACGTGAGTCTGTGGCATTCATTAGTGGAGCAACAAAAGGTCACAGAAGCTGTTGTAGCAGCTGAACAAGGGCGCGCACAAGCTCTAAAAGATCTCTTGCAGTTGAACTACTCGTCTGAAGCAGAACCAGTTGATTCAGGAACCGCAAACGAATGTCTGGATGATTTATTGAGCTGTGTTCCGTCAAACACGGTTTTTATGGCGCTGGTGAAAAaggaagtgtttttttggattttCCAGAAAGGGAAGGAAGTTCaattaagaagaaaagaaatcgaGGATTGGGATCAAGATATAAGCACATTTTTTGAGTCTTTGATGAGCACGACCTGGTGTGAAATTGATGTAAGAGCTGCTGTGAAATGCGAGGACCGTTCGCTGGATGTAAAGAGAGATGACAATtttagaaatgaaaatgagaaaacaccAAACCAATCCCATAGTTTTCAGAAAAGTGCCTTAGCTATCTTGCATGATATTATCATAAGTCCTATTGAAGACACTCTTGACGGAAATGAAGTTATATTCATTCCCGAGGGTCCATTGTGTTTGGCTCCCTTCGCTGCATTCATGAACTCTGATTCAAAGTACCTCAGTGAATTTTTTCGACTTCGCGTGATTCCATCTCTGACAAGTTTGAAGCTGATCGCAGACTGCCCGACAGACTACCACTTAAAGACTGGAGCTCTTCTCGTGGGTGACCCGTGGGTGCAAGAGGTTGACTATCAGGGAATTAAGTTAGAACAGTTGCCTTGCGCTGTTGAGGAAGTCCAAATGATTGGAAAGGTACTGAACACTGTACCTCTTACCGGACAACAAGCAACAAAGGATGAAGTATTAAAAAGGCTTTCTTCCGTGGCTTTGGTTCACATCGCAGCTCATGGAAAGATGTCAACAGGAGAAATCGCCTTAGCACCAAATATTGGCCGCAAATCCAAGGTCCCTTTGGATGAAGACTTCATTCTAACAATGACTGATGTGTTGAATGTTCGGATGCGCGCGCAACTTGTTGTGCTTAGCTGCTGTCATAGCGCCCGTGGGAATATCAAAGCTGAGGGTGTGGTCGGCATTGCCAGGGCGTTTCTAGGTGCTGGCGCGCGCTCTGTTCTGGTGTCCCTGTGGGCTATTGATGATAAAGCAACCTTAGAGTTCATGAAGATCTTTTACCAGCGCTTAGTAAGTGGTAAAAGTGCTAGTGAGTCGCTGAAGGAAACCATGAATTGTATGAGACAATCTGGTCAGTTTAATGAAGTTAAGAACTGGGCACCGTTCGTCCTAATCGGTGATGATGTCACTCTGGAGTTTGGCGGACCCGATTAG